In Mya arenaria isolate MELC-2E11 chromosome 1, ASM2691426v1, the genomic stretch CTAACACTCCAACCTGAGAGTTAACCGATACACGTCAGTATTGATAGACCTTTCTCCCACCTGCACGACCCTAACACTCCAAACCTGAGAGTTAACCGATACACGTCAGTATTGATAGAGCTTTCTGCAACCTGCACGGCCCTAACACTCCAAACCTGAGAGTTAACCGATACACGTCAGCATTGATAGACCTTCTCCGACCTGCACGACCCTAACACTCCAAACCTGAGAGTTAACCGATACACGTAAGCATTGATAGACCTTTCTCCCACCTGCACGACCCTAACACTCCAAACCTGAGAGTTAACCGATACACGTAAGCATTGATAGACCTTCTCCGACCTGCACGACCCTAACTCTCGAACCTGAGAGTTAACCGATACACGTCAGTATTGATAGACCTTCTCCGACATGCACGACCCTAACACTCCAAACCTGAGAGTTAACCGATACACGTCAGCATTGATAGACCTTCTCCCACCTGCACGACCCTAACACTCGAACCTGAGAGTTAACCGATACACGTAAGCATTGATAGACCTTCTCCGACCTGCACGACCCTAACACTCCAAACCTGAGAGTTAACCGATACACGTCAGCATTGATAGACCTTTCTCCCACCTGCACGACCCTAACACTCCAAACCTGAGAGTTAACCGATACACGTAAGCATTGATAGACCTTCTCCGACCTGCACGACCCTAACACTCCAAACCTGAGAGTTAACCGATACACGTAAGCATTGATAGACCTTCTCCGATCTGCACGACCCTAACACTCCAAACCTGAGAGTTAACCGATACACGTCAGCATTGATAGAGCTTTCTGCAACCTGCACGACCCTCACATCCCCAATCTGAGAGTTAACCGATACACGTCAGCATTGATAGACCTTTCTTTGACCTGCTCGACCCTTATGCCACAAGCTTGACAGCTAACAGGTACACATCAGTAATGTGCTTAATATTGACAACATGAATACGGCAGCATTTGCAGTCCACTCTCCGCTTACACTTTCAACACAAGAGTTTACAGATACATACTCATGATGGTGCTCAATATTGACCAAACATGAATAAAGCAGCATTGATAGTCATTTTTCCGTGTTGCGTAAGCATTTTTAAAAGGAAGTAAGGACCACAGGCGAGCgaaatattgttgaaaacaCAGATTTCGATCGTGATTAGGGATTGCCTACCAAGGGTTTTTCGGAGTTTGGGTcttaaaatatccattttgttgCTGGCAATGTATTGAAGTAGTACATTTTCTGAAACTTAATTATATTCTGAGAAGAATGCAAGATGTATGGAGAATGTTAAGTTAGTTACAAGCTTTGCGAAAACACCATCCTCCATACGAGGGTCTTGACACGTCAACCTTTAATTAGAATATAAGTAGTTTTTGGGAAAACAAatttttggttgatatttagggttttgttatttatgagaatgttccaaataattttaaaaagtataaatatacatttactttCCCAAACCCCTTACAAACTGATGAAGTATTAATGAATTAAACTGGTTACTTGATTTATTCAAGGTATAAGAGTgctaagaaaacaaaacatcagttttaatttataacacTTTAACAGGCCTTAAAAAGAAAGGGATACAATTGTAACCATCTTCAAATGTTATCAACTATATTTAAAGGTTATTACTACTAGTGATGGGAATCGGACACAAaaaatactatcgataatcggtttatgaaaccgatcaatgatcgattattaattgATTCAATCTTTACTTAattatctttggtcatcatatttaaagcatgcagatacagtacatgcatcagttttaagcaccaatgttcccttacaaaattgtttgtacatttttttgtataaattacattatttattcagatcGCAACTATCCTTTcatgtttacaagttactattacagaacatgaaAGCACAGGCTctaatttttgtcttacatttagtattgtattcatgtaaaaataaacacaaaggaagatatcaatttctttttaattatcaGTCAGTTATAAGTTCAACAAGCAGTTGAAAATTCTATATATTCTCCAAGAACATTTTTTacgaaaactgagaaaactaaattcttacatggtaagaagtaaacggtaacatgttttaaaaatcatgagAACAAACATGAAAAGTTGAGAACCAATTCTTTaacagttaaattacaaagaaaatttgtaataaggtactgtagtgacttactgacttgatacgaatatgactagataacttaaattagtaacaccttaacatttcaacattaacaagcattaaccagaaacaaaacatattttcatgacattttttCACTGGTAGTCGGTAGCGGTTATGTCcattgtttctataatcgattgttcaaatttcactatcgattgtcgccgacgtaggcctttccgatcaattgtcgattataatcgatcatcggcacaacactaatTACTACATGTCTTATATTTTCCGTGTACTTCCCTTAAAGCGTATGGTAATGGCATATACAAAGAAAAGGTATACCTTAGTGACACCAATAGCTCCGATGTTCTCACTGTAAGAGGTGGTCCCGTTTCCTGATCCCCACGCCCCAGCAAGAATACAACCAATTCCCTCAATGCCTATTCCCCGGTTGACTGCgtgtgttggtggtggtggggcTCCAGATAATCTTGCGCATGCGTAGTAATCACCAACTGACTCGATCATTGAAGCGAGGACTCCTGCTAACATTCCGAACACGCTGGCAGCGCTGACAGTTGGCAATCCCCATTGTCCTAAAACGGAAATAAGGTGAATTGAAATCGTTTCTAATCGTTACTAATTAAATAATGAGACAATGATGAGAAAGCTATAGTGATATACTACAAATAACCCGTGTTATGCAATTGCGTTGTCACTGCGGCCGAGATTGGGTCATCGCGGAAAATCGCCGCGATATATTCCACAGTAGCCAACGCCGCGTGCATCTGCTGCTACAGCGTACGACTTCCGAACACATGCACGCGGCATATTGCAGCGATGCGCCTTGTCGCGATATTCAGGTATTTCAACAGGTACCATTGGAACAAATAGAATATTGTACTTGTAAATCACGTCATGGGACACAATACCACTATTAATCATGATTTGTCGAcgatattttaacatattaaaaaagcTCAAAATCCAACAGGGTTATACTAGGATTTTTAGCTTGtataatatgttgaaatatcgtcgacaaagcatgattttaataattgtattgcGTCCAATGACGTGATAAGCAGcacatacattgttttattttttatattcatggtcaagactgattttacccaactggcaactatttaaagtaagcgaagggcagctgttgggatctgcatcatgCTTTTAAGTCTCTGTGGTAAATTGAACCGTGCTCGCACAATGGATTTCACTCAATTGCGACGGTAAACATTATTAACTAAACTTGATAATTGTGTCGCTGgaatattgagtgtttgttaAAGTATCGATTCatttaaattcaatgtaaaGACATCGCTCTTATATAGATATTAAATACATAACCAGAAAAACGTgcgcagtttttttttcaatacatcgTTTACTCACTATCGCACAAGTTTAACGAAGGAATTCGAAATTTAGATTTCTGCGAATAAGGTGACAATATCGGCTAAATACTTGCACAGCTGCAAAATGACTTTTCAGTGATCAAACTACAAGCCAAGACTATTAGATTACATGTCGAGTTTGTATGagttaaataaaactgataagAATTAATTTTATAGGACGGGTACAAAGAAATAGCCTTCAGAACATTGACAACTACCTTAATCACCGTTAATCAACACTTCGCAACACCGCGTTTCGCGTTGACGCGACGCGGTGGAACGCGGGAGAAAAATACAGAAATGAGGGCATTATGCTTCAATCGCGGCGTATACTGAAaataagaattgaaatataaagtccgcagtaaacaaacaaatctCGGCGATGTGCGAAAAGTGCATGGTTGGTAGTGTAGAAGTGTCCGCCTTTCACCAAATTGGTCgggggttcgatccccaccagggtgggAGTGTTctggtgtccacctctcaccacAGAGGTCGATTGTTCGATCCCCATCTGAGAGAGATTGTgcaagaggtcgtgggttcgaccCCTACCACggtgagaatggtctagtgaTAAAAGGTGTCAACCTCTCACCAATGAGTTCGAAGGTTCGATATCCATCTGAGAGAGATTGGACAAGTGAAattggtgtccgcctctcacccaataGGTCGTGGGTTCGACCCATACCGCAGTAAGAATGGTCTAGTGATAAAAGGTGTCAGCCTATCAACAAAGAGGTAGAAGGTTCGATATCCATCTAAGTGCGTGTGGTCAAAtgatataggtgtccgcctctcatccaagaggtcgtgggttcgatcccaaccAGGGTAAATTTGATATTGTGTTATAAATGTCCGCCTGTCACCAAAGACATGAATTCGATCCCAACCAGGGTGaatgtggtctagtggtataggtgtccgccacTCACCAAAAGGGCCATGAGTTATATCCGGACCAGAGTGACAGTGTCAAAAATAGCtcggaatgggccttacctcgGTGTCCCGGGGTGCGGAggaatttggcggggattttaccagcagtttgtacccacagggcggggattttaccctggactggctggacagaaagtcaaagtccccgctattccacGGACCTGGGGCGTGGTttcaaatgactggtgcattactggGGGTACAAGCAGGAACATGTGTTACCTGGATACGGAAACCGGAACCACTGAGACTTTTGCAGAACGTCCTCCTCTATGTCGGTCCGTGCGACATGGCCCCATTCTGTGGCGTTACTGGGTAGAACGTCGGTGACTGTGAGAACAGCGCAGATCCCCCAAGATATCCCCATCGCGAGGAGAACCTTGATTTAACGAATATGGAtgtgttaatattgtatttaatatacaGTTGTGTatgaaaggtttaaaaaaacGCATGTGTGAAATAGAGCTAAGAAATTTTAGTAGCATGTTATCAGACACTGTGTACGATAAaaagtatatgtgtgtattcGATTGAAGTTGAAAATTCTAAATACCTATGACACTAACTGCTTGCTGCCTGTTTGCGTTCTTGACATAAACTACCCGTGACACCttacattaaaatgttaacGGCTTCGAAATGGTTTCCAATGAAATCTTCCAGCAGGAAAAGCTACTGTGTATGTCATTTCGCCTCAAATGATCTTGCGACATTCGATGACTACTGGTTACTTTCATCCGCTTACATgtgctgttgttttatttaatcaaatatataaattaccGGGAAAAGTATAAATATCGGCAGACCACGTCTCTGACATCCGCCACGTCCGAATGTAAACCACGGCACGTTAACGTCCCGTAGATACTGGCTGAATATTGTTATCAAGAAGATAGTTCTGAAAACAGacacagttgttgttgttgttgtttttgttgttgttgttattgttgttgttgttgttgagtttataaatgTCTGCCTGCGCCCTATAACAGCAGCATTATGGTTTGACCCCAttacatccccaagtgtgaccaaaacaaaatgttaatccAAAGAGGGAATGTTGCCTCAACCGGtcgatggattttttttttgagtaATTGtgtacccaaaatgccgcgagacctgcgatgaatgacatctggAATAGTCCCACTATACTGGctattggatatggtttcatttctctGATCTTAGCTACTTGTAATTTCGAAATTCAATATTCcatgtatcttttaaaaaacaataattttcaagaACAGTATATTTTAATGGATGAGCAAGACTCGTGGTCAGTCCATTGGCAAGAAGGTTTAGTGACAACAGGACGTTTCGAACTGAATTAGTAACAGTGGATGCATTTTCTGATTTACATAACAAAATGAAGACAGTGTTTACAATAAACAGTGGTTTATAATACAGTAAACCCACTGCAATGAAAGTCAGTTTTAAAGAGTTTTTGAAATACCACTAacataacatttcaataataattaaggCAGTCAGCctataaatttaacattaaaatgtaaatggacggtttttcttatgattaaaattatcataaatgcataaataatcaTTACGGTTCGACAATGCATACCAGAGAGGAAGATATCCGTGACGGTTTGACGAGACTTCTCAttggaaacattttaaagggacttgtcCATCgcttgtaaaatgcactttttacagATTTTTTGCAGTgtcaaaactaaaatatttatggCTGGAACTCTTTAACAAATgctgatatatgctcaaatattgtctttgaagtcgaCAAGTATGAAAtccgttactaacgctttaacaaaatgttgtagTGTGATTGCTTGATTGACTTTAtcaagaaatacaaatatactaccaatgtttacaataaaggtttaaatatcCGTCAACTAAGTATGAGTTCCAGTGGACATATGGATAAAGTATCTGTTGTCTATGTTGTTCTTGACTGTACCAGCGCGGGGGTGGAGGAGCGGGTCCCCAGTTCAGTTCAGGTTGTTTTTTACAAATAGTTATAATTCAAGTGTTTTCGGATCTATTAGCGAGAAAAAATGTTGGTGCCTTAACATGAGCTAGTCCCTTTGCGATTATTATACTTCTTATATTAGTGAGAAGCTTGCTCACGTTATAGCGATCCACCACTGTGTAGAGGCCATGTCGGCGCCAGTTTTAAACAGGGAGAGTCCAATAAGCGATATTGTAGGGGTGATAGCTAGGGGTCCAATGAATCTTAATACAAAACCCATCAAACCGCTGAAACCAATCACCACTTGGAAAACCGATGATACTATGATAGCTCCTTGTATCTGCAAGAAAAATACTTCACGTTTGgtgcattttttaacaaatatagaaTGTTacagttaaattatttatatttaactttaacACTTCCAGAAAgtgtatgtttatgtaaattgttCAAGGAAAACTACTAATCATGATTCATGGATGACAGTTTAGCTACAAACTATGTACATTGAGGATCTAATATCAGAAGATACCACAtcatcatttcatttatttggtACCTCTTTAACGCAATCCATCTATATAGCATTTATAAAATAGAGATGATTCCTAATATGAAAAGACAATGTGTATGTTATGTTCAAACCTCTCTAATGCGCTCCATCCAAATGTCTCTGTGCTCCTCACTTCCAACTTCCGGTAGACCCAGTGCTGTGAAATTCACTGACTCGCCATCTGAAAATCAAATGGATGTATGTGGGTGAATAACCATCCTCGGATGGTGAATATCATGCCAAAGtgttattacttttataaaGAGATTACGGGTGTAGACGATTTTGAATCAAACAATACATAACTATGTGTCGCGAGCTCTGCTTACATTTGTCCCTAGCCTCTGTATACGGGCATCCCCACTGGGCCATAATAGCTATAGTAGGGGCCACAAAGGAAAAGGTTCCGCCTTGCACGATCGGTAGCCTGAGTGAGAAATGGAAACGTTTTGAAAAATGGCATTGGCTAGCTTTAAAAGTTAAGGCGTTTGATTTATGTAACCACTGAACtacgtaaaataaaaatgataaaatgtgcACGTTTCTCTGggaataattatacaaaataagtaCAGTGttgaaacaaaactatttaCAAGCTTTTCCCGGGAATTGTGTTGTACGTGCTTACTGAAAGAATTTGAGCGACTTTTCTTGATCAGTCTGTTTTCAGTTTAAGATCATCAGACGAGTGGAAGGGACCATGAATGTGTTTGTTAAGGTGCTTGGAACTGTTAAAAATGCTCGATTAATTCTAAGATTTATATCGGTATGAATAAAACACAAAGTATATATTACACACCTGACACCAAACGTCGTCTGCAGAAGAGTAGCCAGGCCGGACACAAAGAAGATTGTGCCAATCAGCTCGCTGAGGCCAACCTTGTCCCTATCCATACAGAAGTGGCTGCTCAACAGAATAGGGACCGATATGAGCGCCCCGACAGCGGTCAAGTAATGCTGAAGAACAACGATATATAAGCATGATGCGATGGTATTTTATAAATGCCGTGCACTCAACTTATTCGTGCGTCCGGCACTTTGATTTGTATggtgtattttatattaaaacatataataaccACTAGTGGAATCAGGGAGTGGGCGCAACCAACCCCCCTGCCAAccctttaaaccaaataaatttcgtttctgGGGGAGGGGTGCAAGTAAAAAGggtacgcccctaagttacgccccctctcgTGTCgaatcctggaaccgcccctgatAACACAGTATAGAAAGTTTAGAAATCTCAGAATATCATTATAACGTGAACTATTGAAGTTTATTcttatgaaaatatcaatgttatcgggtgtatatatatatatatatatatgctatacATGTAGTTCGAACTTATTTATACACCTTTTAAAAAGGTAATGAACTGCGCCCTTTATGGGAGAATTTGTTCGCATATTAAGCCGGTTCTCTTACAAGATGTTTATATGATTCTGTATCTACGAGTTGGGTGACTGGTTCCCACACATAAAAAAGACACCATTTGCAAATTCTAATCGTATAAACAGTCGAAATATGTGAgcaaatttataatataatttagaTTTGCTTGGCTGGAAAGATTGTAACATTGGATATCGTAAATAGCAATCGATATATTTAGCAAAACAttggcatttattttttatgcttcCACATCTGCAAAAAGAACTTTTTAGATGAGTGCGTTTCAATGGACAAAATCATATAAGAAGAAAAGGAAGAACACATAGCAACGCAGATATCGGGCTGATCTATATGTAATTTATCTTGCGTTGGTATGTCCGTTAACTAACAACGGAAGAATCGCCCAAAAATGCAgcaaatattgttatcatttaaacGTATACTTTGTTTGACTTGTCAGGGTTTAACTATCCCGgaacaaatgtattttatacacatgtacatctgcaacatgctgaaaaataaaacgtcaaaattaaataaaaccagAACAGTGCAGTGGATGAACCTGAAACCTGTCATGTTTGCATATGCTTACGGTTGCCAACGATCGTTCGTGGTCATGGGGCATAGcacaaaacattataattgcCTGACTCCAATTTCTCCCAAAAAATAGCGTACCTTATTTCATTTCCAATTCTTGATTTTACCTAAACAAATAGAAGTTTATCATgaatgtctttaaaataaaatctcaaacacttcaaaataaaacaactatcaGACTTGCTACACAATTGcatattgtcataaaaatacatgtacatttacaaaaGGTGTACAATTAAAATGCTTCACGTTTTATGGTACATTTCGACTAGCATGTTAGTTTTGACCCACCGACGAAGCCAACAACGACGACGGCAACAACGAAAACACCAACAACGACCACGCAAACGACAACGACGACACCAACAACGACGACCCCAACCACGACTCCAACAACGACAACGACGAAGTAGCAATCAACTTCacaaccaacaactacacaaccaacaactacacaaccaacaactacacaacCATCAACGACACATCCAACAACGACacaaccaacaactacacaaccaacaactacacaaccaacaactacacaaccaacaactacacaaccaacaactacacaaccaacagcgacacaaccaacaactacacaaccaacaactacacaacCAACAGCGACACAGacaacaactacacaaccaacaactacacaaccaacaactacacaaccaacaactacacaaccaacagcgacacaaccaacaactacacaaccaacaactacacaaccaacaactacacaaccaacaactacacaaccaacaactacacaaccaacaactacacaaccaacaactacacaacCAACAGCGACACAGCCAACAACTACACAACCAACAACGACacaaccaacaactacacaaccaacaactacacaactacacaaccaacaaatacacaaccaacaactacacaaccaacaactacacaaccaacaactacacaacCAACAGCTACACAACCAACAGCTACACAGacaacaactacacaaccaacaactacacaaccaacaactacacaaccaacaactacacaaccaacaactacacaaccaacaactacacaaccaacaactacacagacaacaactacacaaccaacaactacacaaccaacaactacacaGACAACAACTACACAGACAACAACTACACAGACAACAACTACACAGacaacaactacacaaccaacaactacacaaccaacaactacacaaccaacaactacacaaccaacaactacacagacaacaactacacaaccaacaactacacaaccaacaactacacaaccaacaactacacaaccaacaactacacagacaacaactacacaaccaacaactacacaaccaacaactacacaacTACACAACCGACAACTACACAACCAACAGCGACACAGacaacaactacacaaccaacaactacacagccaacaactacacaaccaacaactacacagacaacaactacacaaccaacaactacacaaccaacaactacacaactacacaaccaacaactacacaacCAACAGCGACAC encodes the following:
- the LOC128240637 gene encoding solute carrier family 23 member 1-like: MRRKNVNEANVADNVSEDDADIRNGMLYSVEDTPPWYLCILLGFQHYLTAVGALISVPILLSSHFCMDRDKVGLSELIGTIFFVSGLATLLQTTFGVRLPIVQGGTFSFVAPTIAIMAQWGCPYTEARDKYGESVNFTALGLPEVGSEEHRDIWMERIREIQGAIIVSSVFQVVIGFSGLMGFVLRFIGPLAITPTISLIGLSLFKTGADMASTQWWIAITTIFLITIFSQYLRDVNVPWFTFGRGGCQRRGLPIFILFPVLLAMGISWGICAVLTVTDVLPSNATEWGHVARTDIEEDVLQKSQWFRFPYPGQWGLPTVSAASVFGMLAGVLASMIESVGDYYACARLSGAPPPPTHAVNRGIGIEGIGCILAGAWGSGNGTTSYSENIGAIGVTKVGSVRVVQVGGIVMLLLGCFGKFGALFATIPAPVVGGMFMVTFGMVTAVGLSNLQYVDLNSSRNIFILGLSLFFGLSAPFWVANNPTAIDTGSTVADQIFSVLLSTSMFVGGFIGFVLDNTIPGTPKERGLLDWRKLSTGTAESQNTRMHIYDLPLIQPYLDNISCLKYMPFCPNFMNKGDKYQKKEENGVEMNGDNIKSGIDNTAIVLDDEHELNAHL